CGACCGTCTGCGCGAGGACGGTGCCGGAGATCGGCGCGCGCACGGTCGCATCCTCACGGCGCTGGCTGGCCAGGTCGAGATCGGTGCGCGCCTTGACCACCGCCGCCTGCGCGTTCGCGTAGTCGAGCGTGGCGGCCTCGTGCTCGGGAGCGGTGATGACAGCCTGGGCGTAGAGGTTGTCGGAACGCTTCTTCTGCGCGAGCGAGATCGTCGCCTTGGCCTGCGCGGCGCGAAGCGCGGCGAGGGTCTGCGCGTAGCTGTTCTGGACGTCGCGCGGGTCGATCTGCGCCAGGAGGTCGCCCTTTCGAACCACGGAGCCCACCTGCACGGGCATCTTCACGATCTGCCCGGAAGCCTTGGACTTCACCTCGATCAAGTCGATCGGCTCCACCGCTCCGGTGGCCTCCACCGTGAGCGAGATGTCCCTTCGGGAGACCGGCTCGAAGGGGATCTCCGCGGCGGCCGCGTTCTTCTTGCTCGCGCCGCGAGCGATCAGGACGACGACCAGCAGGAGCACCAGGCCGGCCGCGATCGCGGCCCACCGGTTCATGCGGAATCGGCCGACGGTGACGACGGCCTTCGCCGGCGCCGGGGGCGGCTGGGTTTCAGGCGCGGCCGGGACCCTGGGATTGGGCTCCGTGCCTTCGGGTTCGCGGAATGAGCGGCTCATAGGCTCCTCTAGAGGTCCCTGCCGACCAGGGCTTCGAGTTGGGCTTTGGCGACGCGCTGGTCGTAGCGCGCCTGGATCAGATCCCGGCGCGCCTGGTTGAGCTGCGTCTGGGACGTGAGCACGTCGAGCAGGGTCGAGCCGCCGACGGCGTAGCGCTGCTGCTGGACGCGCAGATCTTCTTCCGCGGCCTCCACGGTCGCGATCTGGGCCTGAACCTTCTCGCCGGCGACGTGGTAGGCGCCGAGCCAGCGGACGACGCCCTCGCGCGCGGCAAGCCGCGCGTCGCGGAGCGACGCCTGCGCGTTGTCCTCGGCGACGTCGGACTGGACGTGGCGCTCTTCGCGCTGCAGCTGATCGAAGATCGGCACCGTGAAGGAGAGCCGGAGCGCGCCCGTGTAACGAAGGTTGTCCGGAACCCGGAGATCGGCCTCGTCGCCGGTGCCGCCCCGCGAATAGCTCAGGCTCGCCGACGGAAGATAGTCGGTCCAGACCATCGTGTTCGCCGCGCGCGCGGCCCGCAGGAGCGACTCCGACTGGGTCACCAGGGGCCCGTGCTCGGCCATCGTGGCAATCTCGGGCTCGGCGAGCGAGAGCGCTTCGACGAGCGTGTCCGCCGGCAGCTCCGCGGCGGTCACCGGCTCGTCCAGCCCCACGGCGCGCGTCAGGGAGGCGTTGGCGACCTCGAGCGAATTCCGCGCGTCCGCCACCGCGAGCTGCGCGTTCCGTAGCTGAATCTCGGCGCGCAGCGAATCGGATCGGGTGGCCTGCCGGGCGCGGGCCAGCGCCACCGAGGTCCGGCGCTGCTGCTCGGCCTGCTCCAGCTGAGCCGCGGCCGCCACCTGCGACTCGCGCGCGGCGAGCACGTTGAAGAACTGCTGCTTCGCGTTCAGCGAGGCGACGAACTGCTGGTTCACGATCCCGGCCTCGGCCGCGGCGTCTCGAGCGCGCGCGCCGCGGATGTCCCAGATGCGCTGCCCACCCTGGAACAGGTCGACCGTCGCGTTCAGGCCGGTGCTGTAGCCCCAGGGGTCTCCCGACGAGATCACCTGCTGCGTCTGGGGATCCACGCGCGTTCCGCCCGCGGGATAGCGGCGCGTCGCGCCGGCGGAAAGGCTGAGGCTGGGAATGAAGGCCGCATACGAAGAGCGCTTGGCCGCGTCGGCGGAGCGCTCCTGTCCGCGAGCCTCCACCACGGCCGGCGCGTTCTCCCGCGCGAGCCGGACGGCCTCCTGCAGCGTGATCGGCCGCGGCTCCGCCGCGGCCCCAGCGGGGGCCGAGACCAGGAGCAGCGGCAGGATCCAGCGAAGCGTTCTCATGTCGCGGTTCTCCTGTCGGTGGCGTGGGGCGCGACGCCCAGGGACGCGGGCAGCGCGCGTCCGGTCGGCTCGTCGGCGACGATCGTTCCATCGTGGAAAACGACACGCCGCGCGGCGTGCGCGGCGATGTCGGCATCATGGGTCACGACGACCAAGGTCTGTCCGGCCTGATGCAGCTCGTCGAAGAGGCGCATGACGTCGGCGCCGGTCCGGCTGTCCAGGTTTCCCGTCGGCTCGTCGGCCAGGATCAGCGCCGGCCGGTTCACGAGCGCGCGCGCGATCGCGACGCGCTGGCGCTGGCCGCCCGAGAGCTCGTTGGGACGGTGGTGCATGCGATCGGCCAGCCCCACATGCGCGAGCGCCTCCTCGGCGCGGCGGCGGCGCTCGTGCGCGGGCACGCCGCCGTACATGAGCGGAAGCTCCACGTTCCGGAGCGCGGTCGAGCGCGCGAGCAGGTTGAAGGTCTGGAAGACGAACCCGATCTCACGGTTGCGCACCCGCGCGAGCTGGGTATCGGTCATCCCCGAGACCAGCTGGCCGCGGAGCCAGTAGTGTCCGGCGGTCGGGGTGTCGAGGCAGCCGAGAAGGTTCATGAGGGTCGACTTGCCGGACCCCGAGGGCCCCACGATGGCGACGTATTCGTTGGAATCGATCGCGAGGGAGACGTCACGCAGGGCATGCACGGTCTCGCTCCCGAGCTCGTACTGCCGGCGCACCCCTTCGAGGCGGATGACGGAGCCCGCCGCGCGGACTCCGCCCCGGTCGTCGACCACGTGCAGATGGGTCACCCGTTCCTCCGATACACCAGCTTGATCTCGCGTCCGGCGAAGCGCCGAGGAGTCTCTCCGGAGCCGCCGCCCTTGAACTCCATGCGGACTTCGAGCGACCGGCCGTGATCCTCGAGCTTGTACTTCTGGACCATCGTCCCGCCGCGGGGACCCACCCGTTCCGCAACGAGCGTGCCGTCATCCCAGTGTCCGGTCAACTGGGCGACGTCCGTGCCGGGGTTCGCCGGCGCCGCCGCGCCCTCCACCCGGATTTCCTGGAGCAACGCGCCGGTCGAGTCCGAGAGACCGACGACACCGCCCTGCTGCGTCACATGAAGCCATTCCGGTAAGCGGCGTCCTCGCATACCGCCGCCCCCGCCCCGTCCGCCCCACCCGCCGGTGCGCCCGCCCCGGAACCCGCCCGGTCCGCCCCGCCCAGGCAGCTCGCTCTTCGCGGCGTCCAGGCGCCAGCTCCCCGAGAGGTCGGCGGCGTTCTTCGCCGCCCCCGACTGGACGACGCCGAGGGCAACGACCCCCAGGATCGCCGCGCCGGTCACCATTCCGAGCATCCACGTTCGAGACATCATTCCTCCGAGTTTCGTTGTAATTCCTGCCATTCCCGCGGCTGCCGGGCCCTGAGGCCGGCGCCGATCCCACCGTGGTTCATGAGAGAAGGTACCGGGCGGATGTGGCAGAGAAATGGCGGCGGGCTGGCAAATTGGGACAGGCCAGGGCGCCCTGGGGAAGTCACCGACTCGCCAAGGGGCAGCCATACTTCTGCCACGGGGCTGCGGGTAGAATGGGGCGTCCTTGGGGAAAGGCCGCGTGCGGCAGGGGGAAACATGAGCCAGAAGATCCTGGTCGTGGAAGACGATTCGCGGATCGCGAGCCTCATCGTGAAGAACCTCGAGGCCGCGGGGTATGAGTGCGAGGTCTCGGCGGACGGCGGCCACGCGGTGGCCGCGTACGCGCGGCTCAAGCCGGCGCTCGTCGTGCTCGACCTCGGGCTCGCCGGGCTCGACGGGCTCGAGGTGGCGCGGCGGATCCGCAAGGAGGGCGACACGCCGATCCTCATGGTGACCGCGCGCTCGGGGGAGAGCGACAAACTCCTCGGCTTCGAGATCGGCGCCGACGACTACGTGACCAAGCCGTTCAGCACCGCCGAGCTCGTGGCGCGGGTGCGGGTGCTGCTCCGGCGCTCCAGCGGCGCGGTGGGGGACCGGCTTCTCGAAGTCGGCGGCCTCAAGATCGATCCCGCGCGGCGCACGGTCGAGCGCGACGGCGTCGCGGTGCCGCTCACGACGCTGGAGTTCGACCTGCTCTACCTCATGGCGTCGCGCCCCGGGCGCGTCTTCAGCCGCGAGGCGCTGATGGAGCAAGTGTGGGGAACCGACCGCGTCGTGGACGACCGGTCGATCGACAGCCTCGTGAGCCGCCTCCGCCGGAAGCTCGAGGCGGACGCGTCGAACCCGCGCTACCTCCAGACGGTGTGGGGCGCGGGCTACCGGATCGCGGAGCCCGCAGCGTGACCGCGCCCGAGCGAGGCGTCACCGCCGCCACTCCCGCGCCCACCGGGCGGCGGCGAAGCCTCTTCTGGACGATCGCCGGGATGTTCTTCCTCACGACCGTGCTGGGGTCGCTGCTCCAGATCTTCGTCGCGGTCGGGGTGCTCCGCCCGCTCGAAACGCGCGAGGCGCGCTCCCGCGCGGAGCTGGGCGCCGCGAGCGCGGCCACCGAGATCGCCGCCCTGCCGGAGCCGATCGTGGACGCGCAGGTCCACGCCGTGCTCGCCCGCGTTCGCGACCGCATGGAGTTCCGCGGCAGCTCCATGGTCTACCGGGGGAACGACGGACTCCTCACGACCGAGCCGCAGCTCTCTCCACGATTCCGCCCGGGCGGCGCGTCCGATTCCCTCCGGGGCGCCGACCGGGATCGCGACCGCGGCCGCCCCCGCTTCGAGGTCCTGGCGGAGCGGCCGGTGCGCCGCGGGGCGGCCGTGATCGGAGTGGTGCAGGTGCGGCGCTGGCAGCCGCGCTCGGGCTGGGGCTACTGGGAGACGCGCACGGCGCTCCTCTTCGTCCCCTTCGCCGTGCTCGCCTCGGCGCTCGCGGGCCTCGTGATCGTGCGGCTCCTGGTGCGGCGCCTGCGCGCGATCGACGCGCTCGCGACGCGCGTGGCGGAGGGGGACCTGTCGGTGCGGATCCAGGACAAGAGCGGCGACGAGATCGGCCGGATCGCCGAGCAGCTCGACCGCATGACCGAGCGGATTGCCGAGGCGCGCGCGAGCCTGGAGCGGAACGAAAAGCAGCGCCGGCAGCTCTTCGCCGACATCACGCACGAGCTGGCGACGCCGCTCACCTCCATCCGCGGCTTCGCCGAGACGCTGCTCGATCCGAGGGTGGGCGTCTCCGCCGACGAACGGGCCAAGTACACGCGGGGCCTCCTGGAGGAGGCGGCCCGGCTCGACCGGCTGATCAGCGACCTCTTCGACCTCGCCCGGCTGGAGGCAGGCGCCTCGGCCCTGCACCTGGAGCGCCTCGATCTCGCCGCGCTCGCCGGCCACACGGTGGAGCGGTATCAGAAACGCTACGGCGACGCGGGGCTGCGGCTGGAGTGGAAGCCGCCGGCCGGACCGGCGTGGATCGAAGCGGACGGCCGTCGCATGGAGCAGGTCCTCGAGAACCTGCTGAACAACGCGATCCGCTACGTGCCTCGCGGCGGATCGGTCCGGGTCCTGGTGGATCCATCCGGCACGCGGAACGGCGCCGGGCATTCGCTGCGGGTCGAAGACGACGGGCCGGGCGTCCCCCGGGGCGAGATGGGTCAGGTCTTCGAGCGGTTCTACCGGGCGGAGTCGGGTTCGCGGGGGAGCGATGGAAAGGGCTCGGGGCTGGGCCTGGCCATCGTGAAGGAGATCGTGGAGCGCCATCACGGAACCGTGCGGGCCGAACCGATCGACCCGCACGGTCTCCGCATCGTCGTCGAGCTGCCCCCGGCCTGAGCGGCCGGGCCCTCTCATCCTCGTTTCAATGCCCCGCGCTGGCCGGGGCCGCGGACTCGGCCGCCGGCGCCTGCGCCGTCTCCTCGCCCGCCAGCCACTTGTCGAACGCCTTGAAGTCGTAATCGCGTCCCAGGAACGCCTTCACCGACTCCCGCGCGGGCCGGCTGCCGCCGGGACGCAGCACCTCGTCGCGGTAGCGCCTGGCGACCGTGGGATCGAGCAGGTTCGACTTGTTGAACGCGCTGAACATGTCCTTGGCGATCACGAGCGACCACTCGTACGTGTAGTAGACCGCCGAGTAGCCGTCGAGGTGTCCGAACGAGCACTGCATATGCGTCCCGGGCATCGAGGGGACCGGCGTGTACTTGGGCTCCGCCGCCGCCACGATCGCGTCGGTGTTCACCTCGGACGAGGGGCGGTTGTAGATGTTGAGCGACACCGCCGAGTAGAACGTCTGCGTCGCGTAGGACATCGCGCGTCCGAACGCGTCGGCCCGGCGCATCTTCTCGACCATGTCGGCCGGGACCGGCTCGCCCGTCTGGTAGTGCTTGGCGAAGGTCTGGAGCACCTTCACGTCCTGCGGCCACTCCTCGAGGAGCTGCGACGGCGCCTCGACGAAGTCGCGCTCGGTGGCCGTGCCGGACACCGGCTCCCACCGACCCTGCCCGCCGAAGATGCCGTGGATCAGGTGGCCGAACTCGTGGAAGAAGGTCTCCACGTCGGACTGCTCCATGAGCCCCGGATCGCCCGGAGTCCCGCCGGGGAAGTTGCAGACCAGCGCGGCCTCCGGCACCTGGACGCCGGCCGCGCCCTGGCGGATGCCGAACTTCGCGGCGTGGTTGTACTTTCCGGGCCGCGGATGGAGATCGAAGAAGAAGCGGCCCAGGAGCTTCGAGCCGTCATAGACCTCGTAGGCGTCGACCGAGGGATCCCACACCGGCACGTTCACCTTCTTGTAGGTGACGCCGAACATCTTCGATGTCACGTCCAGCACCCCCTTCTGCACGTTGGCGAACGCGAAGTAGGGGCGCATCGCCTGGGGGTCGAAATCGTAGTCGCGCTTCCGGATCAGCCGCCCGTAGTAGGAGACCTCCCAGCGGTTCACCGCCGTCGCCGTGGGATCGTCCTCCTGCTTCCGCTTCAGGTACATCGCGTACTCGTCGCTCGCCCGCTTCATCGTGAGGTCGTTCAGGCGCTGGATGAAGTCGGAGGCGTTCTGGGCGTTGCCGATCATCTTGTTCTCGGTGATGTACTCGGCCCAGTTCGGATAGCCGAGGATCTTCGCGAGCTGGTAGCGGTCGGCGATCATCGAGTCGAGCACCGCGATGTTGGCCGGATACCCGCGATTCTGATCCTCGAACATCAGGCGGCGGCGCACGTCGCCGCTCTTGGCGTAGCGGATCACCGGGAAGAGGTCGGGGTACTCGATCGAGATCTTGATCTTCCCGTCCGGGCCCGGCTGGTGGGACTTGATGAAGTCGTCGGGCAGGCCCGCCATGTCCTCCGCCTTGTCGAGGAGGATGAAGCGCGAGTCGTTCCGGATGTTCTTGTCGAACTCCTGTCCGACCTGGGTGAGGTGCTGGAGGAGATCGGCGATCTGCTTGCGCGTCGCGTCGTCCTTGTCCACGCCCGAGCGACGGAAGTCCTGGATCTGACGGTCGTAGAAATACTTCGTCGCCGCGTCGGCCTTGGAGACGTCCACCGCCTTGAGCGCTTCGTAGACCTGGCGATTCAGGCTCACGTCGTCGAGGAACTTGGCCGAGACCCGGGTCTGATTCGCGGCCTCGTCGCGGAACACCGAGTCGGGATGGACCGACTCCATGAGGTTCGCCTGATACGCCACGTTCTCGGCGTGGATCATCATGTCGTTGTACGGAACGAGGGTGTTCTCGATGGTGCGCTTGCCCTTCACGGCGACCATCCGGTCGAGCGCCGCCTGGGCCTGCTTGAGCTCCGCCTCCGACTCCGCCTTGTAGGCGGCGACCGATGGCTTGTCGCTGTAGAAGAAGGGAGGCACGGCCGACTTCCTGGC
This DNA window, taken from Candidatus Binatia bacterium, encodes the following:
- a CDS encoding ABC transporter ATP-binding protein, which gives rise to MHVVDDRGGVRAAGSVIRLEGVRRQYELGSETVHALRDVSLAIDSNEYVAIVGPSGSGKSTLMNLLGCLDTPTAGHYWLRGQLVSGMTDTQLARVRNREIGFVFQTFNLLARSTALRNVELPLMYGGVPAHERRRRAEEALAHVGLADRMHHRPNELSGGQRQRVAIARALVNRPALILADEPTGNLDSRTGADVMRLFDELHQAGQTLVVVTHDADIAAHAARRVVFHDGTIVADEPTGRALPASLGVAPHATDRRTAT
- a CDS encoding response regulator transcription factor, coding for MSQKILVVEDDSRIASLIVKNLEAAGYECEVSADGGHAVAAYARLKPALVVLDLGLAGLDGLEVARRIRKEGDTPILMVTARSGESDKLLGFEIGADDYVTKPFSTAELVARVRVLLRRSSGAVGDRLLEVGGLKIDPARRTVERDGVAVPLTTLEFDLLYLMASRPGRVFSREALMEQVWGTDRVVDDRSIDSLVSRLRRKLEADASNPRYLQTVWGAGYRIAEPAA
- a CDS encoding TolC family protein — encoded protein: MRTLRWILPLLLVSAPAGAAAEPRPITLQEAVRLARENAPAVVEARGQERSADAAKRSSYAAFIPSLSLSAGATRRYPAGGTRVDPQTQQVISSGDPWGYSTGLNATVDLFQGGQRIWDIRGARARDAAAEAGIVNQQFVASLNAKQQFFNVLAARESQVAAAAQLEQAEQQRRTSVALARARQATRSDSLRAEIQLRNAQLAVADARNSLEVANASLTRAVGLDEPVTAAELPADTLVEALSLAEPEIATMAEHGPLVTQSESLLRAARAANTMVWTDYLPSASLSYSRGGTGDEADLRVPDNLRYTGALRLSFTVPIFDQLQREERHVQSDVAEDNAQASLRDARLAAREGVVRWLGAYHVAGEKVQAQIATVEAAEEDLRVQQQRYAVGGSTLLDVLTSQTQLNQARRDLIQARYDQRVAKAQLEALVGRDL
- a CDS encoding M3 family metallopeptidase — translated: MYRRPHRRHHLIALAALAMAALLPALAPAPAAAARKSAVPPFFYSDKPSVAAYKAESEAELKQAQAALDRMVAVKGKRTIENTLVPYNDMMIHAENVAYQANLMESVHPDSVFRDEAANQTRVSAKFLDDVSLNRQVYEALKAVDVSKADAATKYFYDRQIQDFRRSGVDKDDATRKQIADLLQHLTQVGQEFDKNIRNDSRFILLDKAEDMAGLPDDFIKSHQPGPDGKIKISIEYPDLFPVIRYAKSGDVRRRLMFEDQNRGYPANIAVLDSMIADRYQLAKILGYPNWAEYITENKMIGNAQNASDFIQRLNDLTMKRASDEYAMYLKRKQEDDPTATAVNRWEVSYYGRLIRKRDYDFDPQAMRPYFAFANVQKGVLDVTSKMFGVTYKKVNVPVWDPSVDAYEVYDGSKLLGRFFFDLHPRPGKYNHAAKFGIRQGAAGVQVPEAALVCNFPGGTPGDPGLMEQSDVETFFHEFGHLIHGIFGGQGRWEPVSGTATERDFVEAPSQLLEEWPQDVKVLQTFAKHYQTGEPVPADMVEKMRRADAFGRAMSYATQTFYSAVSLNIYNRPSSEVNTDAIVAAAEPKYTPVPSMPGTHMQCSFGHLDGYSAVYYTYEWSLVIAKDMFSAFNKSNLLDPTVARRYRDEVLRPGGSRPARESVKAFLGRDYDFKAFDKWLAGEETAQAPAAESAAPASAGH
- a CDS encoding HAMP domain-containing sensor histidine kinase codes for the protein MTAPERGVTAATPAPTGRRRSLFWTIAGMFFLTTVLGSLLQIFVAVGVLRPLETREARSRAELGAASAATEIAALPEPIVDAQVHAVLARVRDRMEFRGSSMVYRGNDGLLTTEPQLSPRFRPGGASDSLRGADRDRDRGRPRFEVLAERPVRRGAAVIGVVQVRRWQPRSGWGYWETRTALLFVPFAVLASALAGLVIVRLLVRRLRAIDALATRVAEGDLSVRIQDKSGDEIGRIAEQLDRMTERIAEARASLERNEKQRRQLFADITHELATPLTSIRGFAETLLDPRVGVSADERAKYTRGLLEEAARLDRLISDLFDLARLEAGASALHLERLDLAALAGHTVERYQKRYGDAGLRLEWKPPAGPAWIEADGRRMEQVLENLLNNAIRYVPRGGSVRVLVDPSGTRNGAGHSLRVEDDGPGVPRGEMGQVFERFYRAESGSRGSDGKGSGLGLAIVKEIVERHHGTVRAEPIDPHGLRIVVELPPA